TCATGAAAAAGCAAGGACAGGTTACTTATCATTAACACGCGGAGATGGCGGCCAGAATTTAATAGGCCCCGAAATAAGAGCATTGTTGGGAGTCATTAGAACGCAGGAGTTACTGGCAGCAAGAGATATAGATGGGGGAGAGCAGTTATTTACGAGAGCAAATGACTTCGGATATTCCAAACACCCTGACGAAACGTTCGCTATTTGGGATAAGGAAAAAGTGTTGGCTGATGTAGTATGGGCTATCAGGAAGTTTAAACCGGATGTTATCATTAACCGTTTTGATCACAGAACCCCCGGAAGTACTCACGGGCATCATACCGGGTCAGCCATGTTAAGCGTAGCGGCTTTTGATCTGGCGAGTGATAAAACAAAATATCCGGAGCAATTAAAATATACGGACATTTGGCAGCCTAAACGATTGTTTTTTAACACCTCCTGGTGGTTTTACGGAAGCCGGGAAAATTTTGAAAAGGCAAATAAAGAAAAGATGCTTTCTTTTGATGTGGGAGTCTACTACCCGTTAAAAGGATTATCTAATAATGAAGTTGCAGCTATGGCCAGTAGCCAACATCTATGCCAAGGATTCGGAAGGTTGACCACCAGGGGATCTCAGAAAGAATATATAGCGTTTTTAAAAGGAGATTTCCCAAAAGACCGGAGCGATATTTTTTCCGGGATCAATACTACCTGGAACCGGATTGAAGGCGGAGGGGAAATCGGCGCCATTCTATATGATGTTGAACAAAGTTTTGATTTTACGACCCCATCCGGACACCTGCCACGACTATTAGAAGCGTATCAAAAAATTCAATCACTAAAAGACACTTACTGGAGGGATATTAAATTAAAACAAATTACAGAAATCATAGAAGCCTGTGCGGGATGGTATTTGGAGGCTTCCGCAATGAGTTCAACAGCCATTCCAAATTCTGAGATAACCCTAAAAATAGAAGCGTTAAACAGAAGTAATTACACAGCCGTTTTACAATCAATTCGCATCTCACCGGGTAAAAAAATGATTACAAAAAATATTGAACTTAAAAACAATATCAGGCAAAATTTCCGGGAAACCATTACTCTGGGAAATATTCCTTATTCAGACCCTTATTGGCTAAAAAAAGAAGGTTCTCTAGGGATGTATACCGTACAGAATCAGCAATTGATCGGAAAGCCGGAGACCCTTGGGAAAGTAGCGGTTACGTTTAATTTAACTATGCTGGATCAAGAGATAAGCATTACAAAAGATATAGTATATCGCTATTCGAGAAGAGATAAGGGAGAAATTTACGAACCTTTTCAAATACTGCCCAAAGTAACTACTAAATTAAAAGATAAGGTGTTGATTTTTTCCGATACTACTCCAAAAACAGTTTCCGTAGCAGTGAAATCGGGAGCAAATGCTGTTCACGGAAAGCTCACCCTGAAAGGCCCAAAGGGTTGGAAAATAACTCCTGAATTCATAGATATAAATATTGCACAGAAGGGAGATGGGCAATTATTTGATTTTACGGTATTGCCATCCGGTAACATATTGGAAGGAAAACTGGAATCCTTTGTGTTGGTTGATGGAAAGAAATATACGAAAGAACTGGTAGAAATCAATTATGACCATATCCCAAAACAATCTGTATTGCTAAATTCTGAAGCTAAGGTTGTTCGTTTGCATATTCGGAAAGCCGGTAATTATATTGGGTATATAAAAGGAGCGGGCGATGTAGTTCCTGAAAATTTAACGCAGATCGGATATACGGTTGTTACCATTGATCCGGATAGGATTGACAGCGAAAACCTACATAAATTTGATGCTATTGTATTGGGAATCAGAGCATACAACACGATTGCTGCTCTGAAGTTTAAACAAAAATTTTTGTTAGCTTATGTAAAAAAAGGAGGAAATATGATTGTCCAATATAATACTAGCAGAAGAGTTGACGTAGGAGCTCCTTATGAATTAAACCTTTCCAGAGATCGGGTAACAGACGAAAATGCAAAAGTGACGATTTTGGAAAAAAATCACTCGCTGCTGAATTTTCCAAATAAAATATCGGAGAATGATTTTAACGGTTGGGTACAGGAAAGAGGATTGTATTTCCCGAATCGATGGGGTAAAGCATATACATCGGTTTTATCTATGAGTGATAAAGGAGAATCTCCGAAACAAGGAAGCTTGTTAATAGCAAAGTATGGAAAAGGAAACTACATTTATACAGGGTTGAGCTTTTTTAGGCAATTGCCTGCAGGAATACCCGGAGCGTATAAGTTATTTGCAAATATGCTGTCCGCAGGTAAAGAACATATCAAAAAAGAAGAGCACATTAAAAACTGATCATGCGCAAATTGTTTGTTTTAGGAATATTCTTTTTCTTCTATAATTGTTCCGAAGGTCAGATAATAGAAAAGTTAAACGAGGAAGAAAAGCGATTGTTAGAAACATTTAAAAGCCTATCGGATTCCGCAAGTTTAAAAATGACAACCGCTACTGAACCCGGTGAGAAGCTTATGTTGTGTATTACTTTTATAAATAAAGCAACTGCCGGTGTGTTGACAAATCAAAAAGTGTTATTGTACCAGACAAACAAAAATGGTGCATACGAACCATCTGATCCCGAAGATCAGACGACTGCAAAAATAAAAGCTACAGGTTTTACGGATGAAAAAGGAAGACTTTTTGTAGAGACCATACTTCCCGGCAGCTACGGTTCTTCCGGAGATAACAGACATATTCATATACAGGTATTCGATGCAAAACCGGAAGCCTACGATATTTTTTTCAAAGACTATTTAAGTACTTCTCTGATGACTCGTTTTGCTTCCGGAAATAACGATCAGTTTTTTGTAGCAAAATTAAAATATACGGAAGCTGATGCACTTATTTGTTTTGTAGACATAAAAGTTAAAAACCAAAAAAACTAACCAACATGCCGGAACAAAAATTACATTGGAAAAAAATGTATACTTTGGTTTTAATCATCAATCTTATATACATTCTCCTTTTTTATTTTATTACCAAATACTATTCAATTTTGTAAAAGATGACCGGAACCTTACATTATATTGATTGGATTGTATTGTCTGTCACCATCGTATTTATTGTTGTTTACGGAATGTACAAAACCGGTATAAATAGTGGCGTAAAAGATTATATCAAAGGAGGAAATAATACCAAATGGTGGACGGTAGGTTTATCCGTAATGGCTACGCAGGCCAGCGCGATTACTTTTTTATCAACACCCGGGCAAGCATTTCATGACGGGATGGGCTTTGTACAATTTTATTTTGGCCTGCCTGTTGCTATGGTCATTATTTGCCTGGTATTTATCCCTATTTACTACAAACTCAACGTATATACGGCATATGAATATTTGGAAACCCGATTCGACGTAAAAACCAGATCGCTTGCAGCTGTTTTATTTTTGGTTCAAAGAGGACTGGCAGCAGGAATTACTATTTATGCACCGGCAATTATTCTATCCTATGTATTAGGATGGGATTTGGTAACCTTGAATATTTTCATCGGGTTATCCGTAATTTTTTATACGGTTTCCGGAGGTACAAAAGCCGTGAATGTAACCCAGAAGCAACAAATGCTGATCATTTTTTCAGGGATGATCATTGCTTTTTACCTAATCATGCATTATATGCCGGAAGAAATTACCTTCGGAAAGGCACTGGATATTGCAGGCTCCGGTGATAAGATGAAAGTACTTGACTTTTCATTTGATTTACATAACCGATATACGGTTTGGACAGGGTTTTTAGGCGGTACTTTTTTAATGCTGTCTTATTTTGGAACCGATCAAAGCCAGGTACAAAGATACCTTTCCGGGAAATCTCTGCGAGAGAGCCAGTTAGGCTTACTCTTTAACGGATTGTTAAAAGTACCCATGCAGTTTTTTATTTTACTGACAGGAGTGATGGTATTTGTATTTTATCAATTTAATGCATCTCCGCTAAATTTTAATCCAAAAGCAAATGAAGCCGTTATCAATTCGGCTTACTACGATGCTTATAAGGAGTTGGAAAACGAGCATGTTGAGATAGAGGATCAGAAGAGGAAGTTGCTTTTAGATGGGGTGCGGGATAATGAAAGAGCACTCATTAAAGAGCTAAATGCCAAAGATAAAATAGTAAAAGAACAAGCCAGGGAAATTATTTTAAAAGCAAACCCCGATGTGGAAACCAATGACAAAGATTATGTATTTATCCATTTTATTCTGACCACACTTCCTCGCGGTATTATCGGGTTATTGTTAGCTGTAATTTTGGCGGCGGCTATGTCGTCTACGGCGTCAGAGTTAAACGCCTTGGCAGCTACCACGACCATAGATATTTACAAACGAAATATTGCACAAGGCAAGAGTGAAACTCATTATGTATATGCTTCCAAATGGTTGACATTGGCCTGGGGTTTCCTTGCTATTCTCATCGCTTGTGTTGCAAATTTATTTGATAACCTCATTCAATTAGTCAATATCATCGGTTCGGTTTTTTACGGAAATGTATTGGGTATTTTCTTGTTGGCATTTTTTATCAAATATGTAAAAGGAACCTCCGTATTTATAGCAGCTATCATCACACAATTGATCATATTTTATATTTACTATATAGACGTACTGCCTTATTTATGGTTAAATTTAATCGGATGTGTGATCGTTATGATCTCAGCTGTTTTTATTGAATTGGTAACCAGAAAACCTTATAGTCCGTAATTGGAGCCAGTATGTGAAATGGAAAGATGTTTAGATTTCTTAATATCCAGAAAAGAACTATGATTCCAAAAATAATATAAGGAGATTTAGGATGGTATATTAATTTATAAAACCTGTTTTTCGAATATAGAAATAAGCCGAATCCAAAAAACAAAGTGACAACCATTAATATATTGTGCCTTATGGCTCCCATTATATTTAGATGCGTAAGATCGTGAATTGCTCTTTGTGATCCGCAACCGGGACAATATAAGTTTGTCATTTTATAAAAAGGACATTCGGGGAAAAAACGGATACTGTCAGGATCGAAAAAAAAATATAGAGATACTATTATTAGTAACAGTATCCCTATACTTAATTTTATAGTACGACTCATTAATTAAAACCTCCCGTTCCCATTGCTGCAAACATGGCTGCAAAGAAAAGGAAATATAAAGCAATTATTACCAAGCTAACTACCGCTGATACAAAGCCCATATTTTGGCGTTTTTGGAAGCGGAAACGGCTTCTTCATATCGGCCCTCGGCATATAAGCCATTTACTTTTGCCGCATAGATAATACTTACAATTCCGGTAGGTATACAACATAAAATAGTGGTAAAATTGCAAATACCATGTAATTTTCGGGTCTGGATTGATGTTGTTCCATTGTATAGTTAAAAAATTAGTTAATAATTATAAATATAAAAAAAATAAAAGATTAAAAGGTAGTAGCATCCGAAACTTTAGAAATAAGACCGTTTCATTGATAGAAGTTAGAAAATAAACACTTGATAATCAATACATTACATTTTAAAATTCTATGCTGGTTACATATAATAAAGAATCCTTATATATGCCACCATTACTATATATGCTACTCTCTATTAGCTCATTTTTTAATGTCATAAGTTTGTTTCCGCAACAAATTTCTTCAATAAACTTTACTTGAACTTCATTTTTGTTATTCAACAATTCATTATCATTACATGATAACATACTGCTTAACACTAAAAGTGTGGTGCTCATTATTAGTGTCAATTTTGTTTTGTTCATAGTTTTAGCTTTATTATTAGATGTAAAAATTTCAATTTGATTGTGTTAAATCAAAAAGAATATTAAACCCGAATGATGTATTAGAAAAACTAGATTTAGAAGTTATTTTTAAATAATATTTTGTCAATTAAAAAATAATTGTACATTTGGTAAACCAATCTGGTCAACCAGCATAAAATATCTTTTTAAACAAAAATAATAAAAAGGGCAATTTAAAAATAATTTAAAACTAAAATTATGAAAAAAACACTACTTATTACATTATTACTCATTAGCCAGTTTATAACTGCACAGTTATATATTAGCGAAGTATTTCTTAGCCCTCCGGGAGATGATTCCCCTAATGAATATATTGAGATCCGTGGCACTCCAAATGCTACCATAGCAGCAGGAACTTATATAGTAACCATAGATGGAGATGTAGAAACCTCCGGAAACGGCCCGGGAGATTTAGAATCAGATATTATGAATTTGTCGGGGCTAACAATCGGATCTAACGGATATTTGGTTTTACTAACTACAGGACACCCTTATACCGTGGACCCCAATGCAACAATTGCATTAGATTTAAATGACGGGAATATCGAAGATCAATCACACACTATTTTACTCATACAAACAAATACTCCACCCTCAGGGAGCGATGATATTGATAGTGATAATGACGGTACACCGGATGGTTCTGTATATGCAGGATGGACAGTCTTAGACGGAGTAGCTTTTGCCGATGATGATGGCACCTTACCTCATGATGAATATGCATATGCAAATGTTATTTTTGCCGAAAGCGCCATTGTTCCCACATTAAAACACCCGGCCGGAGCTACAGTAATATCTACAACGACACAATATGATTATGCTGCCAGAATTGGAAATTCAACAGGTTCTGCCGTAACCAATGATGCCAGTACTTCAGATTGGGTAGGAGGGGATATTCCTTCAGGAAACGTTCCTAACTGGGTACTAAGTTCAACTACGGACAGGGCAACACCAAATAGTTTTGCAGGGTCTCAACTAAATCATATAGGTTCGGCAAACCCCTCTATGAACACATTATCTACGGAAGATGTTTTTGCTCGTTCTAATTTTAATTTGTACCCGAATCCTGTAAATGACTTTGTTCAAATATCAACAGATGTGCAAATTGATTCTGTAGAGGTATTTAATTTGATTGGAAAAAAAGTATTTTCAGCTTCAGGACTAATAAATGATAGAGTAAATGTTTCTTCTCTTTCTACAGGAATCTATATACTTAAAATTACAAGTGGGAACTCTAGTATTGCCAAAAAAATTATAAAAAACTAAGGAGTTACAAAGAATTATTGTTTATTAACAAATAGTAACCATCTTAAATTGTCGGTTAACCGTACCCGGTTAATTGGCAATTTTTAGTTACAACCTCAAAATGCTTTAACTCAAAATTATCATATAAATATGAGTTTTAAAATACCTAAATCGATTTTTATCTATTATCCGATAATAAGTGCTTTTTTACTATTTAATTACTGTGTTGAAAACAAAAAACAAAACTCTACCAGCACTGAAAATATAGCTACAGGTAGTAATGCAAACGACATAATACCATTTTTCCAACATTGGAATTTAATCTTAGGTGATGGTTCTAATGTAGGTCAGGCAATTAATTATGAGAATAAAAATTTCTTTTACACCGCCAGAGATGACAAAGAAGATTGGGTAGTATTTAAAACACCTAATGCAGGGAATACCCACGGCACTTCCAACAACACAAGAACTGAACTAGCTCAATTAAAAAAGTGGTCGCCGATGACAGAAGCTAAAATGAATGCTACCCTTAAGGTAATGAATGTGGCCAAAACAGGAGATGCCCGTGTTGCGGCAACATACTCAGTGGTAGTTGGACAGATCCACAGTGCAGACGGGCATGAAAACGAACCACTAAAGATATTTTATAAAAAATTTCCTAGCCATACGAAAGGTTCTGTCTTTTGGAATTATGAAATCAATACCAAAGGTAATGATAATTCGGGGCGGTGGGATTATTCTTACCCAATTTGGGGTTATGACTTTTCTGTTGTTGGAACTGATAAAAACACCTACCCGCCAGAGCCAGAAGACGGGATTGCTTTAGGGGAAGAGTTTAGTTACGAAGTGGAAGTTAAGAAAGGAATTATGCGCCTTACATTTACAAGTGAAGGACATGAAACCAAAACATTTACTAAAAACCTTGTTTCTTCTGAATATTCAAAACATTCAGACATCCCAAAACAAGTCAAAGAATTATTTGTCCCAATAGGTCAAGATGGTGTAGAACGTGAAAGTGCCTATGCAGATGAAGGACTCTTTTTTAAGCTAGGCTGTTACAATCAAACAAACGGAAAAGACCCTAAAGTAAATAAAGTATGGTGTTCAGGTGCTGAGATTCATGGTGGTGATATCCCAAAACAATATGCAGATGGAAACTACGCTGAAGTTTGGTTTAAATCTGCTAGTATTGAAATCAGCGATGATGCAATTTCGAATGCCGGGTATTTTAAATCAAACGATGGCTTGAGTAAAAAAATAGTCTATCCAAGTGAGGTGATTCCTTTTATGGGTAAATTTAAAATGTTGATGGGAGATGGAACCAATATGGAAAACCTGGGTGACTTTGAGCATAAAGATTTTTTCTACACTGTTATTGACGGTACCAGGCGTTGGGTAGTCTATAAAACACCTAATTCAGGCGTAACTTCACCAAACTCTAGTAATACCAGAACAGAATTACACGAAAAAAGAGAATGGACACCTGAAGAAGGAGGTAAATTAACAGGTACCTGCAAAGTCATGCAGGTTTCCATTTCCGGTGATGCCAGAGTTGCGGCCTCGTACTCAACGGTAGTTGGGCAAATCCATAGTGGTGAAGGACATGAAAATGAACCCCTAAAAATATTTTACAAGAAATTTCCGGGGCATAGCAAAGGATCCGTATTCTGGAATTATGAAATTAATACAGCAGGTGATGATAATTCCGGAAGATGGGATTTTTCAACCGCCGTATGGGGGCACGATATGTCTGTTGTTGGAACAAGCAAAGATGAGGAGCCCGCTGAGCCTGAAGATGGAATAGAATTAGGTGAAGAATTCAATTATGAAGTAAATGTATATAAGGGAGTTATGTATCTCACCTTCAAAAGTGATAAGCACGAAACAAAAACATTTACTAAAAACCTCACCTCATCCGAATATGTAAAAAAATCAGATATGCCAAAACAGGTAAGGAAACTATTCGTACCTATAGGACAAGATGGAACTGAACGTGTCACTGCCTACAGTGGAGAGTTAAATTATTTTAAACAAGGTGCTTATAACCAAACCAATGGGAAAAACCCCGAAACAAATATGGTATGGTGTACAGGTGCAAAAACCTATGGAGGTGACATTGCTAAACAATATGAAAATGGGTGTTACACAGAAGTGTGGTTTAGAGAAGCAACAGTGGGTCCGGGCACCTCACCAAAATAAATCGGGTTAAAAGTAATAAAGGACCACGTTTTGTAACTAATTAAAAACAATATAATATGAAAACATTTGGAACAAGTAAAGAATTCATCATGGGAGATGATATTGAATGGGAAGTAGTCGGAGAAGGTGTAAAACGTAAAATTATGGGATATGATGATAAAATAATGCTTGTAAAAGTGCATTTTGATGAAGGAGGTGTAGGCCCAATGCACGAGCATTACCATTCACAAGTAACCTATGTTGAAAGCGGAGAGTTTGAGCTCACAATCGGAGAAGAAACCAGATTGATGAAAGGAGGAGATTCGTTTTACATTCCCCCTCATGTTCTTCATGGAGCAATCTGTAAGAAATCAGGAGTTCTTATTGATGTATTTAGCCCGATAAGAGAAGATTTCATGGAATAAATAAATTTTTATAGTCAATTTTTTCCCAATAATTTGGTGTTAAAAGAAATTTATATATATTTGGTTCTCCAATCTGGTAAACCAGATTGGAGAACCAATAAAATAATGATTATAAAATTAACATTAATTAAAAAAAAGACAGGTATCCCTATCCTTTAAAAAATACTTCTTTCGAGGGAAGTATAATGCACATGGCCTTATTAAATAAGTATGAACAATACAAAAATACAAAATCAATTTATAAATAAGACGATTTGTTTGGAAATAAGGTTTATGTGAGAAGATTAAAAAATAGTTCTATTTAAGGAATTAGTAAACCAAAACTTTAAAACATAAATAATGATGAACTTAAAACTTAAGCTGGCATTACTGCTTACAATGTTCGTAAATATTACATTTGCACAGGAAACAGTTATTGTTAAAGGGAAAGTAGTCTCCCAAACAGATGGTACCGGTTTGCCGGGTGTAACTATAAAAATATTGAACACTTCGAGGGGAGATGTTACAGATTTGGACGGGAATTTTCAAATTGTAGTTAAAAAAGGAGAAACCCTTGAATTTTCGTATTTGGGATATGCACCGCAAAGAGTAGTGATTACTGATCAAAAAGAACTACAAATAGTACTGGCGGAAGACAGTAATCTTCTGGACGAAGTTGTTGTTGTTGGTTATGGAACACAAAAGAAATCGCATTTGACAGGAGCTATTTCCAAAGTAACTAATGATAAGTTAGACCAAATAAATGTCTCGCGTATAGATGATGCTTTAGTAGGTCAGGTTTCGGGGGTAAACATTCAGGCAACAGAAGGAGAAGCCGGATCTGCACCAACAATCAGGATTAGAGGAACCGGATCCATTAATGGAAATTCCGGGCCTTTAGTGATTGTAGACGGAGTGCCGGTTGATGAAGATTTCTTAGGATCTTTGGATATGAACAATATTGAATCTTTTGAAGTTCTAAAAGATGCGGCATCAGGAGCTATATATGGTTCAAGGGGAGGTAATGGTGTTATTATTATTACTACAAAAAGTCCCGAAGAAGGGAAAGTAAAGCTGAGTTATAATATGGTTACCGGTTATAAAGCGGCCAGGCAAAGCGATGCTTATCATCTTTCTGTAGCAGAAGGAGTAGCAAGAGAAATGGCAGCAAACGGAACACTTTCCGATAGAAAGGGATATAAACAACTTATCGGTGTTGATAACAACTGGCAGGACATTATATTTGACGGAGGAATAATAACGGATCACTCTTTTATAGCAACCGGAGGAGGGAAAAAAGCAAAATTCAATATAGGGCTTAACTATTTGGAAGACAATGGGGTATTACTTACAGACTATTTTGAACGATATAATATAAATGCCAAAATCGATTATAAAATAAGTAAGAAATTAACTGTTGGACTCAAAGTAAACCCTTCATTTACTAAAAGAAGAAGGTTTGACGGTTCTACACATGATATTTTGAGACAACCCTCGTGGTTACCTCTGTATCTCGATGCAAATACCATTCAATTTGTTAATCGGTTTAGAGATGGGGCGAGATATGCCAATGCGCAAGTTGGAGATTACGCAATTCAGAGAATGTTTGATGATTATGATTTAGCTGCCGGAGAACCAAGTACAGGGAGTGGCACGGATATTAGTAATTCTTCTAATACAAATCCGGGAGCAAAAATATTAGAGCGAAAAAGATTTGAATACAGAAATAAATTGTTAACAAGTATTTACGCTAAATATAAAATCAATAAAGATTTAACTTTTAGATCTAACGCTTCTTTAAATTACCAGTTTACAAGAACATCCCGTTATCAAGGTGTACAATCACATAGAAACGGAGGTTCTAATGCCAGATTAGACAGTACCCGGCAGGCAACCTTCAGGTTAGTTGCCGACAATACCTTATCTTACAGTAAAACAATAGGGAAGCATGAAATCAATGCGGTGATAGGTACCTCCATAGAGAGGAGAAAAAGAACTTTTGAAAGTATACAAGGAACAGGATTTGCTAACGATGCTTCTCAGATCATAGCTTCTGCCGAAAGTATTACGGATCAAGATAAATTTGAATGGGAAAGAACACTATTGTCTTTTTTTGGAAGAGTTAATTATGCATATGAAGATAAATACCTGGCTTCCGTTAGTTATAGAAGAGATGGAAGTTCAGTATTTGGCCCTAATGTGAAATATGGAAAC
This window of the Flavobacteriaceae bacterium genome carries:
- a CDS encoding DUF2752 domain-containing protein — protein: MSRTIKLSIGILLLIIVSLYFFFDPDSIRFFPECPFYKMTNLYCPGCGSQRAIHDLTHLNIMGAIRHNILMVVTLFFGFGLFLYSKNRFYKLIYHPKSPYIIFGIIVLFWILRNLNIFPFHILAPITDYKVFWLPIQ
- a CDS encoding sodium:solute symporter — protein: MTGTLHYIDWIVLSVTIVFIVVYGMYKTGINSGVKDYIKGGNNTKWWTVGLSVMATQASAITFLSTPGQAFHDGMGFVQFYFGLPVAMVIICLVFIPIYYKLNVYTAYEYLETRFDVKTRSLAAVLFLVQRGLAAGITIYAPAIILSYVLGWDLVTLNIFIGLSVIFYTVSGGTKAVNVTQKQQMLIIFSGMIIAFYLIMHYMPEEITFGKALDIAGSGDKMKVLDFSFDLHNRYTVWTGFLGGTFLMLSYFGTDQSQVQRYLSGKSLRESQLGLLFNGLLKVPMQFFILLTGVMVFVFYQFNASPLNFNPKANEAVINSAYYDAYKELENEHVEIEDQKRKLLLDGVRDNERALIKELNAKDKIVKEQAREIILKANPDVETNDKDYVFIHFILTTLPRGIIGLLLAVILAAAMSSTASELNALAATTTIDIYKRNIAQGKSETHYVYASKWLTLAWGFLAILIACVANLFDNLIQLVNIIGSVFYGNVLGIFLLAFFIKYVKGTSVFIAAIITQLIIFYIYYIDVLPYLWLNLIGCVIVMISAVFIELVTRKPYSP
- a CDS encoding SusC/RagA family TonB-linked outer membrane protein is translated as MNLKLKLALLLTMFVNITFAQETVIVKGKVVSQTDGTGLPGVTIKILNTSRGDVTDLDGNFQIVVKKGETLEFSYLGYAPQRVVITDQKELQIVLAEDSNLLDEVVVVGYGTQKKSHLTGAISKVTNDKLDQINVSRIDDALVGQVSGVNIQATEGEAGSAPTIRIRGTGSINGNSGPLVIVDGVPVDEDFLGSLDMNNIESFEVLKDAASGAIYGSRGGNGVIIITTKSPEEGKVKLSYNMVTGYKAARQSDAYHLSVAEGVAREMAANGTLSDRKGYKQLIGVDNNWQDIIFDGGIITDHSFIATGGGKKAKFNIGLNYLEDNGVLLTDYFERYNINAKIDYKISKKLTVGLKVNPSFTKRRRFDGSTHDILRQPSWLPLYLDANTIQFVNRFRDGARYANAQVGDYAIQRMFDDYDLAAGEPSTGSGTDISNSSNTNPGAKILERKRFEYRNKLLTSIYAKYKINKDLTFRSNASLNYQFTRTSRYQGVQSHRNGGSNARLDSTRQATFRLVADNTLSYSKTIGKHEINAVIGTSIERRKRTFESIQGTGFANDASQIIASAESITDQDKFEWERTLLSFFGRVNYAYEDKYLASVSYRRDGSSVFGPNVKYGNFTAVSIGWNIAKENFLIDSDVINNLKLRVSYGVTGNNDFRTGNELVNNYPYLAILDNTTTAVSGGQPALIVNPLNIPNPNLTWERQIEFNPAIDFGLFNNVISGSVDYYKRTSDQLLLNNPISTTTGFSNALVNLGKVENKGFEVELRSRNISNSNFRWSTTFIASKNKNELVDFADSNGQTQIVDSKRAAEWINLEGNPISSYYGWVVDRDIPLEYITDPFHPIGAEAQDVYVKDLNGDGLIDNDDRTILGSPYPDLIWSLSNDFTLGAFDINLMVQGSHGAEIRNMGDQYIFNHFNSAQNYIVATTPDQGFIKEKIFTNDIIQDASYVALRNLNIGYRFSQELSSELKISGARVYVSAQNLFYITASNYTGFNPESINNTSATTYGYQRAGSPVFRTISLGVNVQF
- a CDS encoding cupin domain-containing protein, giving the protein MKTFGTSKEFIMGDDIEWEVVGEGVKRKIMGYDDKIMLVKVHFDEGGVGPMHEHYHSQVTYVESGEFELTIGEETRLMKGGDSFYIPPHVLHGAICKKSGVLIDVFSPIREDFME
- a CDS encoding polysaccharide lyase family 7 protein, translating into MSFKIPKSIFIYYPIISAFLLFNYCVENKKQNSTSTENIATGSNANDIIPFFQHWNLILGDGSNVGQAINYENKNFFYTARDDKEDWVVFKTPNAGNTHGTSNNTRTELAQLKKWSPMTEAKMNATLKVMNVAKTGDARVAATYSVVVGQIHSADGHENEPLKIFYKKFPSHTKGSVFWNYEINTKGNDNSGRWDYSYPIWGYDFSVVGTDKNTYPPEPEDGIALGEEFSYEVEVKKGIMRLTFTSEGHETKTFTKNLVSSEYSKHSDIPKQVKELFVPIGQDGVERESAYADEGLFFKLGCYNQTNGKDPKVNKVWCSGAEIHGGDIPKQYADGNYAEVWFKSASIEISDDAISNAGYFKSNDGLSKKIVYPSEVIPFMGKFKMLMGDGTNMENLGDFEHKDFFYTVIDGTRRWVVYKTPNSGVTSPNSSNTRTELHEKREWTPEEGGKLTGTCKVMQVSISGDARVAASYSTVVGQIHSGEGHENEPLKIFYKKFPGHSKGSVFWNYEINTAGDDNSGRWDFSTAVWGHDMSVVGTSKDEEPAEPEDGIELGEEFNYEVNVYKGVMYLTFKSDKHETKTFTKNLTSSEYVKKSDMPKQVRKLFVPIGQDGTERVTAYSGELNYFKQGAYNQTNGKNPETNMVWCTGAKTYGGDIAKQYENGCYTEVWFREATVGPGTSPK
- a CDS encoding LmbE family protein yields the protein MKKNKLFIFSFLLITSTVFSQKPDKLSSNQIFEKLQKLNFLGTALYIAAHPDDENTRLIAYLANHEKARTGYLSLTRGDGGQNLIGPEIRALLGVIRTQELLAARDIDGGEQLFTRANDFGYSKHPDETFAIWDKEKVLADVVWAIRKFKPDVIINRFDHRTPGSTHGHHTGSAMLSVAAFDLASDKTKYPEQLKYTDIWQPKRLFFNTSWWFYGSRENFEKANKEKMLSFDVGVYYPLKGLSNNEVAAMASSQHLCQGFGRLTTRGSQKEYIAFLKGDFPKDRSDIFSGINTTWNRIEGGGEIGAILYDVEQSFDFTTPSGHLPRLLEAYQKIQSLKDTYWRDIKLKQITEIIEACAGWYLEASAMSSTAIPNSEITLKIEALNRSNYTAVLQSIRISPGKKMITKNIELKNNIRQNFRETITLGNIPYSDPYWLKKEGSLGMYTVQNQQLIGKPETLGKVAVTFNLTMLDQEISITKDIVYRYSRRDKGEIYEPFQILPKVTTKLKDKVLIFSDTTPKTVSVAVKSGANAVHGKLTLKGPKGWKITPEFIDINIAQKGDGQLFDFTVLPSGNILEGKLESFVLVDGKKYTKELVEINYDHIPKQSVLLNSEAKVVRLHIRKAGNYIGYIKGAGDVVPENLTQIGYTVVTIDPDRIDSENLHKFDAIVLGIRAYNTIAALKFKQKFLLAYVKKGGNMIVQYNTSRRVDVGAPYELNLSRDRVTDENAKVTILEKNHSLLNFPNKISENDFNGWVQERGLYFPNRWGKAYTSVLSMSDKGESPKQGSLLIAKYGKGNYIYTGLSFFRQLPAGIPGAYKLFANMLSAGKEHIKKEEHIKN
- a CDS encoding T9SS type A sorting domain-containing protein, coding for MKKTLLITLLLISQFITAQLYISEVFLSPPGDDSPNEYIEIRGTPNATIAAGTYIVTIDGDVETSGNGPGDLESDIMNLSGLTIGSNGYLVLLTTGHPYTVDPNATIALDLNDGNIEDQSHTILLIQTNTPPSGSDDIDSDNDGTPDGSVYAGWTVLDGVAFADDDGTLPHDEYAYANVIFAESAIVPTLKHPAGATVISTTTQYDYAARIGNSTGSAVTNDASTSDWVGGDIPSGNVPNWVLSSTTDRATPNSFAGSQLNHIGSANPSMNTLSTEDVFARSNFNLYPNPVNDFVQISTDVQIDSVEVFNLIGKKVFSASGLINDRVNVSSLSTGIYILKITSGNSSIAKKIIKN